The Megalobrama amblycephala isolate DHTTF-2021 linkage group LG7, ASM1881202v1, whole genome shotgun sequence genome window below encodes:
- the si:ch211-286b5.5 gene encoding guanine nucleotide-binding protein G(I)/G(S)/G(O) subunit gamma-5 has protein sequence MSNNNASSSSVAVATKAVKQLRLEAKIRRINVSQAATDLKNFCLQNAHKDPLLMGVPSSDNPFRPPKSCGLL, from the exons ATGTCCAACAATAACGCGAGCAGCAGTAGTGTGGCTGTGGCGACGAAAGCCGTCAAACAGCTCAGACTAGAGGCCAAAATACGGCGAATTAAC GTGTCTCAAGCTGCCACAGACCTGAAGAACTTCTGCCTGCAAAATGCCCACAAAGACCCTCTGCTGATGGGCGTCCCGTCCAGCGACAACCCCTTCCGTCCGCCGAAGTCCTGCGGGCTGCTCTGA
- the si:ch211-286b5.4 gene encoding afadin- and alpha-actinin-binding protein B, which translates to MAHKHLTRSPSSHIRAQDCSEVLSSVIVPPHHDETTLSFTHRIFREEQRDLISSLQEQLIEKDLHISRLQDALTSEREKCARLQCRCNQQGVELKRREQHIHRMREKLSQFTDRHKQRGVSMEIINVLPKRTGRREPGFKSAKADGRTEEALRLLLDRREAELREAMKLRHALTTLLHMLRNNMAQTLQDDNAELEDEDKDNVLVQSEQCLGDHVTGGVVQEWMQVQKKLRELVSQSPVAQGTDQEKLLAHLEEELEQSRDLIRAQQQLLQDSVTPPLPAVLMDCYYLEEWERLQDHWEEFNRQRRSFRRERQAFTEAAIRLGHERSEFEQQKASRLKSEFLSFSPVKKSSQWNRRESTALSDLRAAAPDQFSLSPCATPSSEGSEVTPGSRQDMIMTPNTPELYSALKLPYRRSERMLQSPDERNTDWPF; encoded by the exons ATGGCACACAAACACCTCACAAGATCACCATCGTCCCATATACGAGCTCAAGACTGCTCAG AGGTGCTGAGCTCTGTGATTGTTCCTCCGCACCATGATGAAACCACACTCAGCTTCACACACAGGATCTTcagagaggagcagagagaCCTGATCAGCTCTTTACAG GAGCAGCTTATAGAGAAGGACCTGCACATCTCCAGGCTACAAGATGCTCTGACTTCTGAAAGAGAAAAG tgcgCGCGGCTGCAGTGTCGTTGTAACCAGCAGGGGGTGGAGCTGAAGCGTCGAGAGCAGCACATCCACCGCATGAGGGagaaactctcgcagttcactGACAGACACAAGCAGCGCGGCGTGT CCATGGAGATCATAAATGTGTTGCCAAAGCGGACAGGACGGAGAGAGCCTGGCTTCAAGTCCGCAAAGGCTGATGGGAG GACAGAAGAAGCACTGCGTCTCCTGTTGGACCGAAGGGAAGCTGAGCTCAGAGAAGCCATGAAACTACGGCACGCGCTCACGACACTACTGCACATGCTCAGAAATAACATGGCACAG ACACTACAAGATGACAATGCAGAACTGGAGGATGAGGACAAAGACAATGTGCTGGTCCAATCAGAGCAGTGCCTTGGTGATCATGTGACAGGAGGTGTGGTCCAGGAGTGGATGCAAGTCCAGAAAAAACTCCGGGAGCTCGTGTCACAGA GTCCTGTTGCTCAAGGAACAGACCAGGAGAAGCTGCTGGCTCATCTGGAGGAGGAGCTGGAGCAGAGCAGAGATCTGATCCGAGCACAGCAGCAGTTACTGCAG GACAGTGTAACTCCGCCCCTCCCCGCTGTGCTGATGGACTGCTACTATCTGGAGGAGTGGGAGCGGCTacaggaccactgggaggagttTAACAGGCAGAGGCGGAGCTTCCGGCGAGAGAGGCAGGCCTTCACTGAAGCGGCTATTCGATTGGGTCATGAG agaaGTGAGTTTGAGCAGCAGAAAGCCTCCCGATTGAAGTCCGAGTTCCTTAGTTTTTCTCCTGTCAAGAAGAGCTCTCAGTGGAACAGGAGAGAGAGCACAGCGCTCAGCGATctac GTGCAGCAGCTCCGGAtcagttctctctctctccgtgtGCCACACCGTCATCtgaggggtcagaggtcacgcCGGGGTCCCGTCAGGACATGATCATGACCCCCAACACCCCTGAGCTGTACTCCGCTCTTAAACTGCCCTACCGCAG GTCAGAGCGGATGCTTCAGTCACCtgatgaacgcaacacggactgGCCCTTTTAG
- the nanos3 gene encoding nanos homolog 3 produces the protein MAFSLLRYILSSHGSMESNNEDFQPWKDYMGLSDMIKGMQRAGEQSGAGDDKREPTAALMETPSDPTRARTPETKQKRSQQHCKSASIPPERKFCSFCKHNGEAEAVFTSHYLKDRNGNVTCPYLSQYVCPLCGATGASAHTKRFCPLVDKTYSSVYAKTTW, from the coding sequence ATGGCTTTTTCTCTCCTCCGTTACATCCTGTCATCTCATGGATCCATGGAGTCTAACAATGAGGACTTTCAGCCCTGGAAGGACTACATGGGTTTGTCTGACATGATCAAAGGAATGCAGCGGGCGGGAGAGCAATCAGGCGCGGGAGATGACAAGAGGGAACCAACCGCCGCGCTCATGGAGACTCCAAGCGACCCGACGCGTGCGCGCACGCCTGAGACCAAGCAGAAAAGGAGCCAGCAACACTGCAAGAGCGCCAGCATCCCGCCCGAGAGGAAATTTTGCAGTTTCTGCAAACATAATGGTGAGGCTGAGGCCGTATTCACCTCTCACTACCTCAAAGACCGCAATGGGAATGTGACGTGCCCGTACTTGAGCCAGTATGTGTGTCCCCTGTGCGGAGCCACCGGCGCCAGCGCGCACACTAAAAGGTTCTGCCCGCTGGTGGATAAAACCTACAGCTCCGTGTACGCCAAAACAACATGGTGA
- the si:ch211-286b5.2 gene encoding uncharacterized protein si:ch211-286b5.2 isoform X1, giving the protein MTKRKSKTTAEFRPPKRTQSRAKRQRSAEETNLQSADETQIQTPQSENNNSQNASCSDKLDEHQPGQSTLQICQKTEFPVDPSCSLEEKTCNGDNDEDGNDTNPPEVSHEIEKTAEIAVQTPEPNNSDKYALSRPLNVEVTNEDPPDIDLQDEESEIASNSNHESQKNSELPSDDCQDSIDTEPKMAERLGSSDIIAETSVDETGIQMTEDADPIVKRKIRKRMGMCRLGERKRMLKGQLTRGNVFGGGQENEAGQVINEELVMMSDDLKKDGSISLEDEGTTESEVSASPFPTPCPFEDMPVREELLDVQYGNDVQVHILVEGMSSEGHETDNIIPSHADDPLVEIETECVEHSTNESNIREDKPEMCDDVTAEIGTEVTVDLAEVCKESADVSPQDAVVIESHLEVLKEITEASASTSEVANHFQELLIVGGIEMEVEECYPSERDMNTSISNHTNEQCAESTDIAANETISALPVIDQIEDKCESLDCTLVAAAVTPEKNTVNCEDNSIWRLSLPAAPPCGEDSEMQSDTEHDGLLSDAHEPHLSPAAEPDPSSPLSIDSVTDSQLNNIPLSLEDLPISEADCDLEDATEMVCGLIRDVASLNQIVRDAHRKIGFLQQCRKPPRPQFRYMYGPPH; this is encoded by the exons atgaccAAAAGAAAATCAAAGACTACAG CAGAGTTCAGACCCCCTAAGAGAACGCAGTCCAGAGCAAAACGACAGAGAAGCGCTGAAGAAACAAACCTGCAGTCTGCAGATGAAACTCAG ATTCAAACACCACAATCAGAAAACAACAACTCCCAAAATGCTTCATGCTCAGACAAGCTGGATGAGCATCAGCCTGGACAGAGCACATTACAAATATGTCAGAAAACAGAGTTCCCTGTTGATCCTTCTTGTTCCCTGGAAGAAAAAACATGCAATGGTGACAATGATGAGGATGGAAATGACACTAACCCACCTGAGGTTTCTCATGAGATTGAAAAAACTGCAGAGATTGCAGTACAAACCCCAGAACCCAACAATAGTGACAAGTACGCTCTCTCTAGACCTTTAAATGTGGAAGTTACCAATGAAGATCCGCCTGACATAGACCTGCAAGATGAAGAAAGTGAAATCGCAAGCAATTCAAACCATGAATCTCAGAAGAACTCTGAATTACCATCAGATGATTGTCAGGACAGTATAGACACTGAACCCAAGATGGCTGAACGATTAGGGTCTTCAGACATCATAGCTGAGACCTCAGTTGATGAGACAGGAATTCAGATGACTGAAGATGCAGATCCTATAGTAAAGAGGAAAATAAGAAAGAGGATGGGAATGTGTCGGCTTGGAGAAAGGAAGAGGATGCTCAAGGGACAGCTGACTAGAGGGAATGTGTTTGGAGGAGGACAGGAGAACGAGGCAGGTCAAGTTATTAATGAAGAGTTGGTCATGATGAGTGACGATTTAAAGAAGGATGGCTCCATCTCTCTCGAAGATGAGGGAACTACTGAGTCAGAGGTTTCAGCATCCCCATTCCCAACCCCTTGCCCATTTGAGGATATGCCTGTGCGGGAGGAACTGCTTGATGTGCAGTACGGGAATGATGTTCAAGTTCATATATTGGTGGAAGGCATGTCAAGCGAAGGTCATGAAACTGACAATATAATCCCGTCTCATGCTGATGATCCTCTTGTGGAAATTGAAACTGAATGTGTGGAGCATAGCACTAATGAAAGCAACATTAGAGAAGATAAGCCAGAAATGTGCGATGATGTCACAGCTGAGATTGGTACCGAAGTGACTGTAGATCTAGCTGAAGTTTGCAAGGAATCAGCTGATGTTTCGCCTCAAGATGCGGTTGTGATAGAAAGTCATCTTGAAGTTCTCAAAGAGATCACCGAAGCCTCAGCATCCACTTCTGAGGTTGCTAACCATTTTCAAGAACTACTCATAGTGGGAGGCATTGAGATGGAGGTTGAGGAGTGCTATCCATCTGAACGTGACATGAACACTTCTATCAGCAACCACACTAATGAACAGTGTGCGGAGTCCACGGATATTGCAGCCAATGAGACCATCAGTGCACTTCCTGTAATCGACCAGATAGAAGATAAGTGTGAGTCTTTGGACTGTACTTTGGTTGCTGCAGCTGTAACACCTGAGAAGAACACAGTGAACTGTGAGGACAACAGCATCTGGAGATTGTCCTTACCTGCAGCCCCACCTTGTGGTGAAGATAGTGAAATGCAA TCAGATACAGAGCATGATGGTTTACTGAGTGACGCTCATGAGCCTCATCTGAGTCCTGCCGCTGAACCTGATCCCTCCAGCCCCTTATCCATTGACTCCGTGACAGATTCCCAGCTCAACAACATCCCTCTGAG TTTGGAGGACCTCCCAATCTCAGAAGCCGATTGTGATCTGGAAGATGCCACAGAGATGGTGTGCGGCCTAATCAGAGATGTTGCCTCTCTGAA TCAGATAGTGAGGGATGCACACAGGAAGATTGGATTTCTGCAACAATGCAGAAAACCTCCAAGACCACAGTTTCGCTACATGTATGGCCCTCCACACTAG
- the si:ch211-286b5.2 gene encoding uncharacterized protein si:ch211-286b5.2 isoform X2: MTKRKSKTTEFRPPKRTQSRAKRQRSAEETNLQSADETQIQTPQSENNNSQNASCSDKLDEHQPGQSTLQICQKTEFPVDPSCSLEEKTCNGDNDEDGNDTNPPEVSHEIEKTAEIAVQTPEPNNSDKYALSRPLNVEVTNEDPPDIDLQDEESEIASNSNHESQKNSELPSDDCQDSIDTEPKMAERLGSSDIIAETSVDETGIQMTEDADPIVKRKIRKRMGMCRLGERKRMLKGQLTRGNVFGGGQENEAGQVINEELVMMSDDLKKDGSISLEDEGTTESEVSASPFPTPCPFEDMPVREELLDVQYGNDVQVHILVEGMSSEGHETDNIIPSHADDPLVEIETECVEHSTNESNIREDKPEMCDDVTAEIGTEVTVDLAEVCKESADVSPQDAVVIESHLEVLKEITEASASTSEVANHFQELLIVGGIEMEVEECYPSERDMNTSISNHTNEQCAESTDIAANETISALPVIDQIEDKCESLDCTLVAAAVTPEKNTVNCEDNSIWRLSLPAAPPCGEDSEMQSDTEHDGLLSDAHEPHLSPAAEPDPSSPLSIDSVTDSQLNNIPLSLEDLPISEADCDLEDATEMVCGLIRDVASLNQIVRDAHRKIGFLQQCRKPPRPQFRYMYGPPH; encoded by the exons atgaccAAAAGAAAATCAAAGACTACAG AGTTCAGACCCCCTAAGAGAACGCAGTCCAGAGCAAAACGACAGAGAAGCGCTGAAGAAACAAACCTGCAGTCTGCAGATGAAACTCAG ATTCAAACACCACAATCAGAAAACAACAACTCCCAAAATGCTTCATGCTCAGACAAGCTGGATGAGCATCAGCCTGGACAGAGCACATTACAAATATGTCAGAAAACAGAGTTCCCTGTTGATCCTTCTTGTTCCCTGGAAGAAAAAACATGCAATGGTGACAATGATGAGGATGGAAATGACACTAACCCACCTGAGGTTTCTCATGAGATTGAAAAAACTGCAGAGATTGCAGTACAAACCCCAGAACCCAACAATAGTGACAAGTACGCTCTCTCTAGACCTTTAAATGTGGAAGTTACCAATGAAGATCCGCCTGACATAGACCTGCAAGATGAAGAAAGTGAAATCGCAAGCAATTCAAACCATGAATCTCAGAAGAACTCTGAATTACCATCAGATGATTGTCAGGACAGTATAGACACTGAACCCAAGATGGCTGAACGATTAGGGTCTTCAGACATCATAGCTGAGACCTCAGTTGATGAGACAGGAATTCAGATGACTGAAGATGCAGATCCTATAGTAAAGAGGAAAATAAGAAAGAGGATGGGAATGTGTCGGCTTGGAGAAAGGAAGAGGATGCTCAAGGGACAGCTGACTAGAGGGAATGTGTTTGGAGGAGGACAGGAGAACGAGGCAGGTCAAGTTATTAATGAAGAGTTGGTCATGATGAGTGACGATTTAAAGAAGGATGGCTCCATCTCTCTCGAAGATGAGGGAACTACTGAGTCAGAGGTTTCAGCATCCCCATTCCCAACCCCTTGCCCATTTGAGGATATGCCTGTGCGGGAGGAACTGCTTGATGTGCAGTACGGGAATGATGTTCAAGTTCATATATTGGTGGAAGGCATGTCAAGCGAAGGTCATGAAACTGACAATATAATCCCGTCTCATGCTGATGATCCTCTTGTGGAAATTGAAACTGAATGTGTGGAGCATAGCACTAATGAAAGCAACATTAGAGAAGATAAGCCAGAAATGTGCGATGATGTCACAGCTGAGATTGGTACCGAAGTGACTGTAGATCTAGCTGAAGTTTGCAAGGAATCAGCTGATGTTTCGCCTCAAGATGCGGTTGTGATAGAAAGTCATCTTGAAGTTCTCAAAGAGATCACCGAAGCCTCAGCATCCACTTCTGAGGTTGCTAACCATTTTCAAGAACTACTCATAGTGGGAGGCATTGAGATGGAGGTTGAGGAGTGCTATCCATCTGAACGTGACATGAACACTTCTATCAGCAACCACACTAATGAACAGTGTGCGGAGTCCACGGATATTGCAGCCAATGAGACCATCAGTGCACTTCCTGTAATCGACCAGATAGAAGATAAGTGTGAGTCTTTGGACTGTACTTTGGTTGCTGCAGCTGTAACACCTGAGAAGAACACAGTGAACTGTGAGGACAACAGCATCTGGAGATTGTCCTTACCTGCAGCCCCACCTTGTGGTGAAGATAGTGAAATGCAA TCAGATACAGAGCATGATGGTTTACTGAGTGACGCTCATGAGCCTCATCTGAGTCCTGCCGCTGAACCTGATCCCTCCAGCCCCTTATCCATTGACTCCGTGACAGATTCCCAGCTCAACAACATCCCTCTGAG TTTGGAGGACCTCCCAATCTCAGAAGCCGATTGTGATCTGGAAGATGCCACAGAGATGGTGTGCGGCCTAATCAGAGATGTTGCCTCTCTGAA TCAGATAGTGAGGGATGCACACAGGAAGATTGGATTTCTGCAACAATGCAGAAAACCTCCAAGACCACAGTTTCGCTACATGTATGGCCCTCCACACTAG
- the si:ch211-286b5.2 gene encoding uncharacterized protein si:ch211-286b5.2 isoform X3 — protein sequence MTKRKSKTTAEFRPPKRTQSRAKRQRSAEETNLQSADETQIQTPQSENNNSQNASCSDKLDEHQPGQSTLQICQKTEFPVDPSCSLEEKTCNGDNDEDGNDTNPPEVSHEIEKTAEIAVQTPEPNNSDKYALSRPLNVEVTNEDPPDIDLQDEESEIASNSNHESQKNSELPSDDCQDSIDTEPKMAERLGSSDIIAETSVDETGIQMTEDADPIVKRKIRKRMGMCRLGERKRMLKGQLTRGNVFGGGQENEAGQVINEELVMMSDDLKKDGSISLEDEGTTESEVSASPFPTPCPFEDMPVREELLDVQYGNDVQVHILVEGMSSEGHETDNIIPSHADDPLVEIETECVEHSTNESNIREDKPEMCDDVTAEIGTEVTVDLAEVCKESADVSPQDAVVIESHLEVLKEITEASASTSEVANHFQELLIVGGIEMEVEECYPSERDMNTSISNHTNEQCAESTDIAANETISALPVIDQIEDKCESLDCTLVAAAVTPEKNTVNCEDNSIWRLSLPAAPPCGEDSEMQMKETHTGLEQLEVE from the exons atgaccAAAAGAAAATCAAAGACTACAG CAGAGTTCAGACCCCCTAAGAGAACGCAGTCCAGAGCAAAACGACAGAGAAGCGCTGAAGAAACAAACCTGCAGTCTGCAGATGAAACTCAG ATTCAAACACCACAATCAGAAAACAACAACTCCCAAAATGCTTCATGCTCAGACAAGCTGGATGAGCATCAGCCTGGACAGAGCACATTACAAATATGTCAGAAAACAGAGTTCCCTGTTGATCCTTCTTGTTCCCTGGAAGAAAAAACATGCAATGGTGACAATGATGAGGATGGAAATGACACTAACCCACCTGAGGTTTCTCATGAGATTGAAAAAACTGCAGAGATTGCAGTACAAACCCCAGAACCCAACAATAGTGACAAGTACGCTCTCTCTAGACCTTTAAATGTGGAAGTTACCAATGAAGATCCGCCTGACATAGACCTGCAAGATGAAGAAAGTGAAATCGCAAGCAATTCAAACCATGAATCTCAGAAGAACTCTGAATTACCATCAGATGATTGTCAGGACAGTATAGACACTGAACCCAAGATGGCTGAACGATTAGGGTCTTCAGACATCATAGCTGAGACCTCAGTTGATGAGACAGGAATTCAGATGACTGAAGATGCAGATCCTATAGTAAAGAGGAAAATAAGAAAGAGGATGGGAATGTGTCGGCTTGGAGAAAGGAAGAGGATGCTCAAGGGACAGCTGACTAGAGGGAATGTGTTTGGAGGAGGACAGGAGAACGAGGCAGGTCAAGTTATTAATGAAGAGTTGGTCATGATGAGTGACGATTTAAAGAAGGATGGCTCCATCTCTCTCGAAGATGAGGGAACTACTGAGTCAGAGGTTTCAGCATCCCCATTCCCAACCCCTTGCCCATTTGAGGATATGCCTGTGCGGGAGGAACTGCTTGATGTGCAGTACGGGAATGATGTTCAAGTTCATATATTGGTGGAAGGCATGTCAAGCGAAGGTCATGAAACTGACAATATAATCCCGTCTCATGCTGATGATCCTCTTGTGGAAATTGAAACTGAATGTGTGGAGCATAGCACTAATGAAAGCAACATTAGAGAAGATAAGCCAGAAATGTGCGATGATGTCACAGCTGAGATTGGTACCGAAGTGACTGTAGATCTAGCTGAAGTTTGCAAGGAATCAGCTGATGTTTCGCCTCAAGATGCGGTTGTGATAGAAAGTCATCTTGAAGTTCTCAAAGAGATCACCGAAGCCTCAGCATCCACTTCTGAGGTTGCTAACCATTTTCAAGAACTACTCATAGTGGGAGGCATTGAGATGGAGGTTGAGGAGTGCTATCCATCTGAACGTGACATGAACACTTCTATCAGCAACCACACTAATGAACAGTGTGCGGAGTCCACGGATATTGCAGCCAATGAGACCATCAGTGCACTTCCTGTAATCGACCAGATAGAAGATAAGTGTGAGTCTTTGGACTGTACTTTGGTTGCTGCAGCTGTAACACCTGAGAAGAACACAGTGAACTGTGAGGACAACAGCATCTGGAGATTGTCCTTACCTGCAGCCCCACCTTGTGGTGAAGATAGTGAAATGCAA atgaaagaaactcatacaggtttggaacaacttgaggttgagtaa